One genomic window of Kosmotoga olearia TBF 19.5.1 includes the following:
- the galT gene encoding galactose-1-phosphate uridylyltransferase, with amino-acid sequence MHELRFNPLTGEWVIISSTRSSRPVLPEGSCPLCPGVLELEKDYDLAVFDNRYPSLLLNAEEPHTYGSRVLKTEKAIGKCEVIMYTSEHNSAVSKLNLKQLTKLIEVWCDRYRELSNLNGIKYIFIFENRGKEVGTTLSHAHGQLYAFPFIPKRIKEKLHTIKTYYLKNLSCALCDLIKENSLEKNIVRETEYMLTVVPPYARFPYEVHIYPKRHVSAIIDLTAREKIDLAVAIGDVAKRYDKLFDEAFPYMMTLYNPPVNTGEIHDDYFHFHVEFNPPKRTKDKLKWMASVETGSWTFINPSEPEEVAKKLREVVIDNG; translated from the coding sequence ATGCACGAACTTCGGTTCAACCCGCTAACAGGTGAGTGGGTAATTATTTCTTCCACAAGAAGTTCCCGCCCGGTACTCCCAGAAGGAAGCTGTCCATTGTGTCCAGGAGTTCTTGAACTGGAAAAAGATTATGATCTTGCTGTTTTCGACAACCGCTATCCCTCCTTACTGCTAAATGCTGAAGAGCCACATACTTACGGTTCCCGGGTATTAAAAACGGAAAAAGCCATTGGAAAGTGCGAAGTAATAATGTACACTTCTGAGCATAACTCGGCAGTATCAAAGCTGAACTTAAAACAGCTTACAAAACTCATCGAGGTCTGGTGCGATAGATACCGCGAACTTTCAAATTTGAACGGGATTAAGTACATCTTCATCTTTGAAAACAGAGGAAAAGAAGTGGGGACAACCTTAAGCCACGCTCATGGCCAACTGTATGCTTTTCCCTTCATCCCTAAAAGGATAAAAGAAAAACTTCATACGATAAAAACGTATTATCTTAAAAATCTTTCCTGTGCTCTATGTGATCTTATAAAAGAAAACTCTCTTGAAAAAAACATCGTTAGAGAAACTGAGTATATGTTAACCGTCGTTCCCCCTTACGCAAGATTCCCCTATGAGGTGCATATATATCCCAAACGTCACGTTTCAGCCATTATTGATCTAACAGCCAGGGAAAAAATAGATCTCGCCGTGGCTATAGGAGACGTGGCAAAGAGGTACGACAAACTCTTCGATGAAGCTTTCCCTTACATGATGACACTGTATAACCCTCCCGTAAACACAGGAGAGATTCACGATGACTATTTCCACTTTCACGTTGAGTTCAATCCACCAAAAAGAACAAAAGACAAGCTGAAATGGATGGCCAGCGTTGAAACTGGTAGCTGGACGTTTATAAATCCATCAGAACCCGAAGAAGTAGCAAAAAAACTCAGAGAGGTGGTGATAGACAATGGGTAA
- a CDS encoding metallophosphoesterase, with protein MKGIIKKGTTILMIAVFALAFYAFVIEPEILKVRKFKISDDKGLKVLFFSDLHMRHYTNFHAQLINQIKELKPNYILFGGDAVKSGVNFSDLQRFFTELSKIAPCYAVFGNWDYDIGSKLKEVYKNSGVILLDGKEAVLSGKNGSLTLVGMPLNRRYTFTGNKHPLVFGHYPHTIFRYTGIEPVLYLSGHTHGGQVYIPYISNLLLKNKYPILKGMGNFGKHRVLVSAGVGSWLHFRLFVPPEIVLIQF; from the coding sequence GTGAAGGGAATAATAAAGAAGGGCACAACTATCCTCATGATAGCGGTTTTCGCATTGGCTTTTTATGCGTTTGTTATCGAACCAGAAATATTGAAAGTGAGGAAATTTAAGATATCTGATGATAAGGGGTTGAAAGTCCTCTTCTTTTCGGACCTCCATATGAGGCACTACACAAATTTCCACGCCCAACTGATAAACCAAATAAAAGAACTTAAACCGAATTATATACTTTTTGGTGGTGATGCCGTCAAGTCGGGAGTTAATTTTTCCGATCTCCAGAGATTCTTTACAGAGCTTTCGAAAATAGCCCCATGTTATGCTGTTTTCGGCAACTGGGACTATGATATCGGCAGCAAATTAAAAGAGGTGTACAAAAATAGCGGGGTAATTCTCCTGGATGGAAAAGAAGCAGTCCTTTCCGGCAAAAACGGTAGCCTAACCCTCGTTGGCATGCCTTTGAACAGGCGTTACACTTTTACAGGTAATAAACACCCTCTGGTATTCGGTCATTATCCCCATACTATCTTTCGGTATACCGGGATCGAACCGGTACTTTACCTTTCCGGCCACACACACGGTGGTCAGGTTTATATCCCATATATCTCAAATCTTCTGCTTAAAAATAAATATCCAATCCTAAAAGGTATGGGTAACTTCGGTAAGCATAGGGTTCTTGTATCTGCGGGAGTCGGTTCATGGCTACATTTCAGGCTTTTCGTTCCTCCAGAGATCGTGTTAATACAGTTTTGA
- a CDS encoding galactokinase, translating to MGNFEYYVAPGRINIIGEHTDYNDGYVLPAAINKYIQVGVRKAPDNKITVRSAQKGTSAFSTDSIEKANDWSDYIRGVFWILKKEKNIDFPGLELEITSNIPEGAGLSSSAALEVAVITALNGLLNLGLTDKERIILCQKAENDFVGVQCGIMDQFASVMGKENKAIFLDTYTMDYEYIPLELKDYSLLVIDSGVRHTLSSGDYNKRREEAKKALAELGKTSYRDVKLADVLMARSKISEISYRRAMHIVSENMRVLESVDILKHSNFENLGRLLIQSHESLAFEYEVSCEELDFMVEKLRNLPGVSGCRMIGAGFGGSVLAICEKTAVDSIISELSEVYKKAYNHEPKFYDVLPSDGARKVEKPIL from the coding sequence ATGGGTAATTTCGAATACTATGTTGCCCCTGGGAGAATCAACATAATAGGAGAGCATACTGATTACAACGATGGCTATGTTTTACCCGCTGCGATAAACAAATATATTCAGGTCGGGGTCAGAAAAGCACCAGACAACAAGATAACCGTCAGATCCGCACAGAAAGGAACCTCTGCATTCTCCACAGATTCTATCGAAAAGGCCAATGACTGGTCAGACTATATAAGAGGCGTTTTCTGGATTCTTAAAAAGGAAAAGAACATAGATTTCCCTGGATTGGAACTGGAAATTACCTCGAACATTCCGGAAGGCGCGGGTCTTTCAAGTTCCGCCGCTCTTGAAGTCGCGGTAATAACCGCGCTAAATGGACTGTTGAACCTTGGCCTTACAGATAAGGAAAGGATTATTCTCTGCCAAAAAGCAGAAAACGATTTTGTTGGCGTCCAATGCGGAATAATGGACCAGTTTGCAAGCGTAATGGGAAAAGAAAATAAAGCGATCTTTCTCGATACCTATACGATGGATTACGAATACATCCCTCTTGAGCTAAAAGATTATTCTTTACTTGTAATAGATTCGGGAGTAAGGCATACCCTCTCATCCGGTGACTACAACAAACGAAGAGAAGAAGCAAAGAAGGCTCTTGCAGAGCTTGGGAAAACCAGCTATCGCGATGTGAAACTCGCCGACGTTCTTATGGCACGTTCTAAGATAAGCGAGATAAGTTACAGGAGAGCTATGCACATCGTTTCCGAGAACATGAGGGTTCTCGAAAGTGTGGATATTTTGAAACACTCAAATTTTGAAAACCTTGGCAGACTCTTAATCCAGTCCCATGAATCTCTGGCTTTCGAATACGAGGTATCATGCGAAGAACTCGACTTTATGGTCGAAAAGCTCAGGAATCTTCCCGGCGTTTCAGGGTGCAGGATGATCGGCGCCGGATTCGGTGGTTCTGTCCTCGCAATCTGTGAAAAAACGGCAGTGGACAGCATCATCTCAGAGCTTTCAGAGGTTTATAAAAAAGCATACAATCATGAACCAAAATTTTACGATGTTCTTCCATCTGATGGCGCAAGAAAAGTGGAAAAGCCTATTTTATGA
- a CDS encoding ABC transporter permease, whose amino-acid sequence MRKSLLLLSIVAITTAFIVSGIYLAEVQKGTSAVYSELKNLCDEFVTGIEGDVENIKEVISDYTYSFSFSSNKLSEFVAGLQNRIEGQDFYIVLNSGDQVDAFGYYKLVPGSFFPLDERKEPWFLKAREFSENVYISCIYLERGKLYVDISFDIGNIEGVLRVTRIPLNSATKYLTKKERYGMVLTDKDFVVIASNDYQKGSKVPALEKVSEGLNKFDSGDTWLVKKLSISGQTLSTAFYVNKDIIESQKKKLRERYTLWVLILIALEMLFYIFIIRRRYVITIEEKEESSKSIIVPIISLFVALGIIAVLILIFGENPLYGIREMFSYAFLSRAGLSETLNKAVPITIDAFGLAIAFYAGLWNIGMEGQFYLGAIGAVWISVFLIPGAPVWIYFIIIPLFSILMGAIWGLIPGFLKVRFGVNEILSTLMFNYVAIRIVDYLVYGPWKSSSVRNFPLSDPIPVKLPKIPGTDVHVGIFLLPVIALLLWFVFQKTTLGFKWKAIRLNNRAARYAGMNPRRFLLLAMVISGAFGGLSGAIHMMGAQYVLQSHFSPGYGYTAIIVAWLSGLNPCGIMISGPLLAGLFVGNARLELLMKFPVAVSSFFQGIVLLTLLVGGFLQRYHVKVIPRTGKVKQHV is encoded by the coding sequence ATGCGTAAGAGCCTGTTATTACTCTCCATAGTTGCTATCACAACAGCGTTTATCGTTTCCGGAATATATCTGGCAGAAGTGCAAAAAGGCACTTCTGCTGTTTATTCTGAGCTGAAAAACCTATGCGATGAATTCGTCACTGGTATCGAAGGGGATGTTGAAAACATAAAAGAAGTAATTTCTGATTATACCTATAGCTTTTCCTTTTCTTCCAATAAGTTGAGTGAGTTTGTGGCCGGTTTGCAAAACAGAATAGAAGGCCAGGATTTTTACATCGTTTTGAATAGTGGTGACCAGGTTGACGCCTTTGGCTATTACAAACTGGTTCCAGGAAGCTTTTTCCCGCTCGATGAAAGGAAAGAACCGTGGTTCCTAAAAGCCAGAGAGTTTTCAGAAAATGTTTATATCAGTTGTATATACCTTGAAAGAGGGAAACTTTATGTTGATATCTCCTTCGATATTGGAAACATTGAAGGTGTTCTGAGAGTAACCAGGATACCTCTGAACAGTGCAACAAAGTATCTCACCAAAAAAGAACGATACGGCATGGTGTTAACGGATAAGGATTTTGTAGTTATAGCCTCGAACGACTATCAAAAAGGATCAAAAGTACCTGCTCTTGAAAAAGTTTCAGAAGGATTAAACAAATTCGATTCCGGTGATACATGGCTGGTAAAAAAACTGAGCATTTCTGGACAAACGCTGTCTACGGCTTTTTATGTAAACAAGGATATCATTGAATCACAGAAGAAAAAATTAAGGGAACGTTATACCCTTTGGGTGTTGATTTTGATAGCGCTGGAAATGCTATTCTACATATTCATTATTAGAAGGAGATATGTAATAACCATAGAGGAAAAGGAAGAAAGCTCAAAAAGCATTATAGTCCCGATAATCTCTCTTTTTGTCGCCCTTGGAATCATAGCGGTGCTGATCTTGATTTTTGGTGAAAACCCACTTTACGGTATAAGGGAAATGTTTTCATACGCTTTCCTCAGCAGAGCGGGGCTTTCTGAAACGCTCAACAAAGCTGTTCCTATAACGATAGATGCTTTTGGCCTCGCTATTGCTTTCTACGCCGGGCTCTGGAATATAGGGATGGAAGGGCAATTTTACCTTGGGGCCATTGGAGCAGTATGGATATCTGTCTTTCTCATACCCGGTGCACCTGTGTGGATATATTTCATAATCATCCCGCTTTTTTCAATCCTTATGGGAGCTATCTGGGGACTGATTCCAGGGTTCCTGAAGGTAAGATTTGGAGTAAATGAAATTCTATCGACCCTCATGTTCAACTATGTCGCCATAAGAATCGTGGATTATCTTGTTTACGGACCGTGGAAAAGCTCGTCTGTTAGAAACTTCCCGCTTTCAGATCCGATACCAGTTAAACTTCCGAAAATTCCAGGTACAGATGTGCATGTCGGGATATTCCTGCTTCCCGTTATAGCCTTGTTGTTGTGGTTCGTGTTTCAAAAAACAACCTTAGGATTCAAATGGAAAGCGATAAGGCTTAACAACCGGGCTGCCCGTTATGCCGGAATGAACCCCAGACGATTCTTGCTCTTAGCAATGGTCATAAGTGGAGCCTTTGGAGGGCTTTCAGGAGCAATTCATATGATGGGCGCACAATATGTACTTCAATCCCACTTTTCACCAGGCTATGGCTACACAGCTATCATTGTTGCCTGGTTGTCCGGGTTAAATCCCTGTGGAATTATGATTTCCGGACCGCTTCTCGCGGGGCTTTTCGTAGGAAATGCGAGGTTAGAATTATTGATGAAATTTCCTGTGGCAGTTTCCAGTTTCTTCCAGGGAATTGTTCTGCTGACGCTTTTAGTCGGGGGATTCTTGCAGCGTTATCATGTTAAAGTAATCCCCCGCACCGGGAAGGTGAAACAACATGTCTGA
- a CDS encoding ABC transporter permease — translation MSELLSITTDLAKAAVRAGTPLLFAAAGELLTERSGVLNLGIEGTMLMGAITGFAVAVQTGNPYFGILAAAVVGAIFGYIYSLFVVNMGLNQVVTGLAFMMIGTGLSGYIGRAYVGIGLKNSLKPIEIPYLSKIPVLGKALFSQDILVYSSIILIALLHYWLFKTQNGLHLRSVGESPETADFTGINVFLTRQFATSLGATIIAVGGAYISIAYSPLWVENMTAGRGWIALALVIFAGWRPWRALLGAYLFGGISALQYRAQVLNVKLSPYIMDMFPYLLTVLIMIFISSEAARRKLGAPSAIGIPYRRR, via the coding sequence ATGTCTGAACTTCTTTCTATTACAACCGATCTGGCAAAAGCAGCCGTGAGAGCAGGAACTCCATTACTATTCGCGGCCGCCGGCGAGCTATTAACGGAGCGCTCCGGTGTACTCAACCTTGGAATCGAGGGAACCATGTTAATGGGTGCGATAACAGGGTTTGCTGTCGCAGTTCAAACGGGAAACCCTTACTTCGGAATACTCGCAGCAGCAGTAGTTGGAGCTATTTTTGGATACATATATTCTCTTTTTGTGGTAAATATGGGGCTCAATCAGGTTGTTACAGGTCTCGCCTTTATGATGATTGGAACTGGCCTGAGTGGTTATATAGGGAGAGCTTATGTTGGAATAGGTTTGAAAAACTCTCTAAAGCCCATAGAAATCCCATATCTTTCAAAGATTCCGGTTCTCGGAAAAGCCCTTTTTTCCCAAGATATACTCGTTTATTCATCTATAATCCTCATCGCATTACTCCATTACTGGTTATTCAAAACACAGAATGGCCTGCACCTAAGATCCGTAGGAGAATCGCCAGAAACAGCAGATTTCACAGGTATAAACGTTTTCCTTACCAGACAGTTCGCGACTTCATTAGGAGCAACTATAATCGCTGTTGGAGGGGCTTATATTTCCATCGCCTATTCTCCTCTGTGGGTGGAGAATATGACAGCCGGAAGAGGCTGGATAGCTCTCGCTCTGGTCATCTTTGCCGGCTGGAGACCATGGAGGGCTTTGCTGGGTGCATATCTTTTCGGGGGAATCTCCGCATTGCAGTATCGTGCGCAGGTTTTAAATGTGAAGCTTTCCCCCTACATTATGGATATGTTCCCGTACCTGCTTACTGTACTGATAATGATTTTCATATCCTCTGAAGCTGCAAGGCGGAAACTCGGTGCGCCTTCAGCAATTGGAATACCTTACAGGAGAAGATAG
- a CDS encoding BMP family ABC transporter substrate-binding protein, with product MKKLGSFGLILLMGLSIFALKIGFVYVGPVSDAGWSYAHDQGRQYLEKIFPGIETMYFEAVPEGAESVARIRQLAADGCDIVFTTSFGYMDPTLEVAKDFPDTIFMHCSGFKRAENVGTYFGRIYQADFLVGMVAGAMTKTNIIGYVAPHPIPEVVRGINAFTLGVRKVNPYAVVKVVWVNAWFDPATEKEAALSLIEAGADVVAHGQDSPAVNQTAQEHGVWSIGYNNDMSAFAPESHLTAAIWNWGPLYEKIVKSVIDGTWKSEDLWPGLEMGVVDIAPIHSAVPRPIRAFVETYKKRIALGQYKIFEGPIKDQNGEVRIPEGVVPSDEELLSMYWFVEGVEGTLPESPVE from the coding sequence ATGAAAAAGCTTGGTTCGTTCGGATTAATTCTGCTAATGGGGCTGTCAATCTTTGCACTCAAAATTGGGTTCGTTTATGTTGGCCCTGTAAGCGATGCTGGGTGGTCGTATGCACACGATCAGGGTCGCCAATACCTGGAGAAAATTTTCCCGGGCATCGAAACGATGTATTTCGAGGCCGTGCCTGAAGGTGCGGAGTCTGTGGCAAGAATCAGGCAATTGGCCGCTGACGGTTGTGACATAGTCTTTACAACAAGTTTTGGCTATATGGATCCAACCCTTGAAGTCGCAAAGGACTTTCCCGATACTATCTTCATGCATTGTTCAGGATTCAAAAGAGCCGAAAATGTGGGAACATACTTCGGAAGAATCTACCAGGCTGATTTCCTCGTCGGCATGGTAGCTGGTGCGATGACAAAAACAAACATTATCGGCTATGTTGCCCCGCACCCAATTCCCGAAGTGGTCAGAGGTATAAACGCTTTCACTCTCGGTGTTAGAAAAGTAAATCCGTATGCTGTCGTCAAGGTCGTCTGGGTTAACGCATGGTTCGATCCCGCCACAGAGAAAGAAGCTGCTCTCAGTTTGATAGAAGCTGGTGCAGACGTTGTAGCCCACGGTCAGGACTCTCCCGCTGTGAACCAAACAGCACAGGAACATGGTGTCTGGTCGATAGGTTACAACAATGATATGTCAGCTTTTGCGCCGGAATCTCACCTCACAGCGGCAATCTGGAATTGGGGCCCGCTTTACGAGAAAATAGTGAAAAGTGTTATCGATGGTACGTGGAAAAGCGAAGATCTGTGGCCTGGCCTTGAAATGGGCGTTGTGGACATAGCTCCCATCCATTCTGCTGTACCCCGCCCCATAAGAGCTTTTGTTGAAACCTATAAGAAAAGAATTGCCCTCGGACAATATAAAATATTTGAAGGACCTATAAAGGATCAAAATGGCGAGGTCAGAATACCCGAAGGGGTAGTACCAAGTGACGAAGAGCTTCTCTCCATGTACTGGTTTGTAGAAGGAGTAGAAGGAACATTACCAGAATCACCTGTGGAATAA
- a CDS encoding 2-hydroxyacyl-CoA dehydratase subunit D: MSKSSRLFGKFLSNYLDQPEKFRRYLSMGLSFELFKRKNFPDKKKPSFVASINHLAVYEVYQAVRGNNSVWVNLLAPSEILIAAGLNPVSAEGIAGTMSAMHLEGYAIELSMSEGVTPSLCTFHRCSLGTAIWKSFPKPLFTMTTSVLCDGNAGTFHSIAKAYGVPFFMIDVPRGRKREYVPYVEKQLRELITFVEEITGQTYNMNRLSEILEIEEETRKNLLQARKKLAEKVIPFEVYEHMNTLYVLHTLVGDERLLEASNRFLSDFDREWQDPEKRVLWLHIPPYYDNELFELFSPYGKVSVVSSELWWDWVYPLNPKDPIRSLAEKLVFNIENGTVEERGNFLIKLSEELKVDAVVHFSHWGCRQSSGAVGYLKKQFIEKEIPFLSLDGDCVDHTAESAGQFSTRVKAFFEMLGV, translated from the coding sequence ATGTCAAAATCGAGTAGATTGTTCGGAAAGTTCTTAAGCAATTACCTAGATCAGCCCGAAAAATTCAGAAGGTATCTGAGTATGGGATTAAGTTTCGAACTCTTCAAAAGAAAAAATTTTCCGGATAAGAAGAAACCTTCTTTTGTTGCCAGTATAAATCACCTTGCCGTTTATGAGGTATATCAGGCGGTAAGAGGAAACAACAGCGTCTGGGTGAATCTTCTCGCGCCTTCTGAAATACTGATAGCTGCAGGTTTGAACCCCGTTTCAGCTGAGGGCATAGCCGGAACGATGTCAGCCATGCACCTCGAGGGGTACGCAATAGAGTTGAGCATGAGCGAAGGAGTAACGCCCTCTCTTTGCACGTTTCATCGGTGCTCGTTGGGAACAGCAATTTGGAAAAGTTTTCCAAAGCCGTTGTTTACAATGACCACATCGGTTTTATGCGACGGAAATGCAGGAACGTTTCATTCGATAGCAAAGGCTTACGGGGTCCCCTTTTTCATGATAGATGTCCCGCGCGGTCGAAAAAGGGAATACGTTCCCTATGTTGAGAAACAACTTCGTGAGCTCATAACCTTCGTGGAAGAGATCACAGGACAAACTTACAATATGAACAGGCTCTCAGAAATCCTCGAAATAGAAGAAGAAACAAGGAAGAATCTTCTTCAAGCGAGAAAAAAGCTCGCTGAAAAGGTTATTCCCTTCGAGGTGTATGAACATATGAACACGCTTTACGTTCTCCACACTTTGGTAGGTGATGAAAGGTTGCTGGAAGCTTCAAATAGATTCCTTTCAGATTTTGATAGAGAATGGCAGGATCCTGAGAAGAGAGTTCTCTGGCTTCATATACCGCCTTACTACGACAACGAACTTTTCGAGCTGTTTTCACCTTATGGTAAGGTATCAGTTGTTAGTTCAGAACTCTGGTGGGACTGGGTGTATCCTTTGAATCCAAAGGATCCCATAAGGAGTCTCGCTGAAAAACTGGTATTCAACATAGAAAATGGGACGGTAGAAGAAAGAGGGAATTTTCTCATAAAGCTTAGCGAGGAATTGAAAGTAGATGCTGTGGTTCATTTTTCTCATTGGGGATGCCGCCAATCAAGTGGAGCGGTTGGGTATCTTAAGAAGCAGTTCATCGAGAAAGAGATACCCTTCCTGTCCCTGGATGGAGACTGTGTGGATCATACGGCAGAAAGTGCCGGACAATTTAGTACAAGGGTAAAAGCTTTCTTTGAGATGTTGGGGGTATAG
- a CDS encoding glutaredoxin family protein, protein MHLKVTVYSTPSCPWCRKAKQYFKSLGIPFKDIDVSKNQKKAEEMYRKSGQMGVPVITIGNQVIVGFDKAKIDKILGI, encoded by the coding sequence ATGCATCTGAAGGTTACGGTTTATTCCACTCCGTCCTGCCCGTGGTGCAGAAAAGCAAAACAGTATTTCAAGTCTCTTGGCATTCCTTTCAAGGATATAGACGTAAGCAAGAACCAAAAGAAAGCCGAAGAAATGTATAGAAAAAGCGGGCAGATGGGTGTTCCCGTAATAACGATAGGCAACCAGGTAATCGTTGGTTTCGATAAGGCAAAAATCGACAAAATTTTAGGTATTTAA
- a CDS encoding acyl-CoA dehydratase activase, with amino-acid sequence MIYYACTYVPVEILIASGLPFQKLEVRESGEDPLIHRNLCGYCKSVYEGVKNLKKDDVYIAVDSCDGMRRTADVLMKNSQAKVFTLRLPWRNDDSAVEFYAGELKRLTEFLSELRGKPITTDELIKGMERFIKLRKHLWKVHREGYSAEELSAALKAAGSGKIYTPESERDSNFLPRIAYFGGIAESVQIGELIRKAGGKMVLNESCGGIRGFTGDYSTRENPLNAISKRLLQSRIPCGRFEVAARKDYEELLMEFEIDGVIFGSPKFCDFYGFVYRNVKISKPSIFVEVDYPLYSGGQLLTRLGAFIETLKKEKMTHVRRGEGKLFVGVDSGSTTTNIVVVDQMGNIIGWRSEKTGRDISKKATELLEDLMRELEFNMNDISYCIATGYGRNIIDFANDAVTEITCHAKGAHRFFPQARSVIDMGGQDSKVIRLDASGKVVDFVMNDKCAAGTGRFLEVMSNVLQLDLGKMSEAAFNSKKIVPISSMCTVFAESEVISLLGKGESVEDISAGLFESIGKRIKAMYRRLKCEPPTVFTGGVARNKGMVRTLEEMLGTSLLIPDVPDIVGAYGAALIAMERMEESERF; translated from the coding sequence ATGATATATTACGCATGTACTTACGTACCGGTTGAAATTCTGATTGCTTCAGGGTTACCTTTCCAGAAGCTGGAGGTCAGAGAATCCGGAGAGGATCCGTTGATACACCGCAATCTCTGCGGTTATTGCAAATCCGTATATGAAGGTGTGAAGAACCTGAAGAAAGATGATGTTTATATTGCTGTGGACTCGTGCGATGGAATGAGACGAACAGCGGATGTCTTGATGAAAAATTCTCAAGCAAAGGTCTTCACACTCAGGCTCCCATGGAGAAACGATGATAGCGCTGTTGAATTCTATGCTGGTGAATTGAAGAGGTTAACAGAATTTCTCTCCGAATTGAGAGGCAAACCAATAACCACCGATGAGCTTATAAAGGGAATGGAGAGATTTATCAAGCTAAGAAAACATCTCTGGAAGGTTCACAGGGAGGGTTATTCCGCTGAAGAACTTTCAGCGGCTTTGAAAGCTGCCGGAAGTGGGAAGATCTATACACCAGAAAGCGAAAGAGACTCTAACTTTTTGCCGAGAATAGCCTATTTTGGCGGGATTGCTGAATCGGTCCAAATTGGTGAGCTAATTAGAAAAGCTGGTGGGAAGATGGTACTTAACGAAAGTTGTGGGGGAATCCGCGGTTTTACCGGTGATTACAGCACTCGTGAGAATCCATTAAATGCAATATCGAAAAGGCTTTTACAGTCGAGAATTCCATGCGGGCGTTTTGAGGTTGCTGCTAGAAAAGATTATGAAGAGCTCCTGATGGAGTTCGAAATCGATGGCGTCATTTTTGGTTCTCCTAAATTCTGCGATTTTTACGGTTTCGTATACAGAAATGTGAAGATTTCAAAGCCCTCTATATTTGTGGAGGTTGATTATCCTCTCTATTCGGGTGGACAGCTGCTTACAAGGCTTGGAGCTTTCATAGAAACACTCAAAAAGGAGAAAATGACCCACGTTCGAAGGGGCGAAGGAAAACTCTTTGTTGGGGTTGATTCGGGTTCAACAACAACCAACATAGTTGTTGTTGATCAGATGGGTAATATAATAGGCTGGAGAAGCGAAAAGACAGGAAGGGATATTTCAAAAAAAGCGACAGAACTCCTCGAGGATTTAATGAGGGAACTGGAATTCAATATGAATGATATTTCCTATTGTATAGCCACAGGATACGGGAGGAATATAATCGACTTTGCCAATGATGCCGTAACGGAGATAACCTGCCATGCAAAAGGAGCGCACAGATTCTTCCCCCAGGCGAGAAGCGTTATAGACATGGGCGGACAGGACAGTAAGGTCATAAGGCTGGATGCTAGTGGCAAAGTGGTTGATTTCGTCATGAATGATAAATGTGCAGCTGGAACGGGAAGATTTCTCGAGGTTATGTCGAATGTTCTTCAATTGGATCTGGGTAAAATGAGCGAAGCGGCATTCAACTCGAAGAAAATAGTTCCTATAAGCAGTATGTGCACTGTTTTCGCGGAATCCGAGGTTATTTCGCTTTTAGGAAAAGGGGAATCCGTTGAAGATATATCCGCGGGGCTTTTTGAGTCTATTGGAAAAAGGATAAAAGCGATGTACAGGCGTTTGAAATGTGAACCGCCAACGGTTTTCACAGGAGGCGTTGCCAGAAACAAAGGGATGGTACGGACACTGGAAGAAATGCTCGGAACCTCACTCCTGATACCAGATGTCCCTGACATCGTCGGTGCTTACGGAGCGGCACTCATTGCCATGGAGAGAATGGAGGAGAGTGAGCGGTTTTGA